The region ATATTTCATTTATAAGATATATTAAATTTTCTGTAAATTGGGCAAGTATTAGTGCTTTCTATCGCAATATATCCAAAGTCCATCAAGTTTGGTAGTACGTTCATTATACCATAAAATATAAGCATCAGATTATGTGAAGTGTAAATGAAGCTAAGAGTCTGCAATAGAGACCATACATGATTTATGGGCCATTGGATGAGCCAGAGCTCAGTTGAATCTGTTAATTTAAGTTCAACAAGTGGATCTCTTTTATCCTCCACAAAATCAGAAGGAGGTTTGTAACCCAATTCCTTAGCAACATCCATTTGCTTGATAGCTCCACTCCCGGGGAAAAGTTTAATAGATAAAACCAGGGGACACCACAGATAATCCTGAACCACAGCCCTATATCTTAACCAGAAAATGTTAATAAACTTATGCATAAAATCAAACTGAAATTAATGTTTGATATAAAGATTAAATCTGTATTAAATGTCagatcttaattaatttttcacagAAACACTAATTCAGTGCCAACTACCCATCATGACATTTAGACAACATCAAATATTCTACACTTCATTGTGCTAACTGCTAATAGTCTTAAATTTCAATTGCTAGCATATgatttaaaaacataaaactaAGAATATTGCACTTGTGTTCAAAAATTAACAACGGATTCATTACAGACATTCAGAATGGATTGATTGCACCAAAAATACAGTTCTAAAACCAAATAGAaactgaaaaatcaacatagttcATTATATTCCATAAATCTGCAGTTATACacaatccaaaagaatgaaataTCAGAAATTCTACACGATGAATCGCCTCCCTTGTTCCTACCTTATTAATTTTTCcttgtataattaaaaaataaaaatgaataataaaagaTGACAAAGGATTTTCACTGCATTTTCCAGGAACTCACCATTGTCTCAATGTTTTCCAtaaacaatcaatatatcaaagcAATTTTTTCTCCTGACAActtgattaaaattttcaaaaggtatataaaatttattataataaaaacattatacggagtaataatttagTATCTTACTGCCGCTGCCGGAGTGACGGAGGCAGAGAATCCTGTTGGCGACCGGCGAGAGCTAGCCTGAGTCTCGGGGCGTTTGAAGTTTGGGGTTTAGAATTTAGGAATTAGGTTTAGGAAATATTGAGTATGAATTGtcctttgttttgtttaacAAGTCTGGTGGGCGAAGTGCCAAACCCACGGGCCGTCAGCCCGTTTGAACagtataattaaaaaggaaaccACTTCTTCCCCCAAACaaaaaaggcaaattattgcatgaaataagaaaaatatCTAAATTCAGTAAAATACTGTTAAATTTTTAGGGATGATGAATAAGTTCCACCTGGATGAAGTATAGCGATGGGGATAAATAATTTATGTTgcatttcagtttttttttaatcattctcATTGGTTATTAGAGAAGTATTTTATTGTCTATTATGCCAAAATTTTATtgatatatcaaaaataaatattttgatttagttAATATTAAGTTTTTCATGTATATAATAAAGTAATCAATACTAAACCCACCCTTCAGGTGAatgttttatttgaaaattatttatatttaatttatttattttaattttgtaaatattaatgttcataaattcattaatcaaataactcatttattaataatatataatgctCAAAATTGTTGATTAATATATCTCcatgattaaaatttaaaagaacaAAGACTTTGTGTGAATTGAGATTGACTTTGACTCGGAAGCAGTTGTCAAAGTTGTAACAAGCCTTCGCTCTTGAACGGTAAAGCGCTGCGGGTTGAAACCACTCGGATTACCCACATATTAAGAGGAATGAGGGAATCATTGCATTGACTTTCTTGCGAATCTAGGTCATGTTAGCAATTGAGAAACGATGATTAAGGAATCTCCAAACGAACCATCCATAGCCATTCTCATATCTCAATCATCCCATCAAAACACTAGTTTGGCTTTTGGCTTAGGGTAATTCatactttttgaaaaatataggGCTCCAATTGAACTTAATAAAGACAATATTGTCGATCTAGTTTCAAAATTCATTTACCATTGCAACAATGAAACCATCTAAACTGATCctttattttgataaatatgtttgtttttttatattagtatatttaaatatattttggataatattgatattatataatttgtttaatttaattaaataatatcaaagGTTTGAACCTAATTCTTATCCTAGAGCTATAAATAGGAGCTCTATTTTATATGTAATAGGAGACATCCTAAAAAGATTTGAAGCTTAGGGACAATGCCCCataatccctttttttttttttttttttttgaaataaaaagcCCCATTatcctaaaattaaaaatcccTCCATACAATCCATGCCAATGATGTTGTTTCAACCCTCCTATTAGATGCCTGAACATTAAAGGGTCTTCGGATTCAAATGACTTATATTCAAAGGGCTTTTACTTTCATATTGTGATCTCTGAATAATATGTTCAGAATGTTTACATTATGATTACATAGAAATGAGAGcttctatttatagttgtataATAGAAGAATTTGGATATGTTCAAACtcttttaatattatctaattaaacaaattaaataatattaatattatccaaatatattcaaatatactaatatttgataaataattatatttatcaaattttatgtGTCAACCCTCTATATACCAAAACGCACCGAGAAACATGTGAAGATAATTTaaacaatgattaaaaattactccgtagtGTATTCAGTAAGCAGTCTATAGTGTCGTCACCAAGCAGAAAATACAGACACAAAGGTTTACATCAtcatattgtatatatatatttgtaaggGGAATCGATACTGAATCTGGGACATCACGTTTAGAGTCTCAGATCTAGATTTACATTACTGTGACTTAATTACATCACAACTAGATTACACAACTACAAAATTACGTATACAAGGGCTTGGACAACGGCCTGTAGTTCCCCCAAAGAACTAACACAAACGGCATAATGACAACATTAGGGATGCAAAAAAGAAATTTGGaaacaaaaaaagtaaaacacATATGAAAGTGGTTTCCTACTTGTCATCTTCCTCTAGGAAGAAAGTATACATGGACAAGTGAAAGGCAACTCAAGGTTCCAGCTTCAATGAGACCACTCTCGATTGCCTGTTGCGCTTGGCAGCCTTTGCAAAGACTACAGATAGGCATGATGGAGCCCACCATGGCTGGCGAACTTTTTGTTCCCCCTTTAAGCAAGCCACTGAAGAAAAGCATTGAATTAGTAAAGAAAGACAACATGGCTGTGTAGAACGTTGTTTAGCACACATGTTTCATCCAGTGAATTAGGAAGTGGCAAATCCTAGTAACATCAAAACACATAGTTGTCCTTGATGACGGGGATTCAAGACCCTCGTAATTGGTCAGTGAACAAAACTATCACAGAGGACAGAAATGCATTGGTTAACACttcaaattaaattaggctACAATAATTGTTTATCCATTGGTTAACATTCCACAGCAGGGGTAATAATTTATCAAGATTTCACATTAAGCTATGGGCAAAAATCATACAGCTTACgcgagggagagagagagagagaagtggaCCTTTTATTCGTCGGAGCTCCTTACACAATGTAATGAAATCACCCCACTTCATGTGGCATCTTCTTATAAACCGTAATATCTGTTCagttgtgaacatggacatCCCCTCCAAGTACTCTCCATTGAcaccattttctttaaaaatttggcGATAGTTACCAAGATTTATTTCTTCTAGCCACAGACCCACATCCTGGCAAAAAAGGTGTAGCCAAATGCAAGTTAG is a window of Ipomoea triloba cultivar NCNSP0323 chromosome 11, ASM357664v1 DNA encoding:
- the LOC115996297 gene encoding uncharacterized protein LOC115996297; the protein is MSRDKLPEILDFFIWTVEDVGLWLEEINLGNYRQIFKENGVNGEYLEGMSMFTTEQILRFIRRCHMKWGDFITLCKELRRIKVACLKGEQKVRQPWWAPSCLSVVFAKAAKRNRQSRVVSLKLEP